Proteins encoded together in one Shewanella oneidensis MR-1 window:
- a CDS encoding tetrathionate reductase family octaheme c-type cytochrome, whose product MKQLLFIALAGMALQAQAANPHKDVLKGPFTTGSEVTTQCLTCHEEQATDMMKTSHWTWELEQKLPDRTVVRGKKNSINNFCVAISSNEPRCTSCHAGYGWKDNTFDFKDKTKVDCLICHDTTGTYVKDPAGAGEPMAKLDLAKIAQNVGAPVRDNCGSCHFYGGGGDAVKHGDLDSSMAYPDKATDVHMDSDGNNFQCQNCHTTEKHQISGNAMGVSPGGIDHIGCENCHDSAPHSNKKLNTHTATVACQTCHIPFFAKNEPTKMQWDWSTAGDDKPETVDQYGKHTYQKKKGNFVWEKMVKPQYAWYNGTANAYMAGDKMDSNVVTKLTYPMGDINDAKAKIYPFKVHTGKQIYDKKLNIFITPKTYGKGGYWSEFDWNLAAKLGMEANPTMLEKGIKYSGEYDFAATEMWWRINHMVSPKEQALNCNDCHNKGTRLDWQALGYQGDPMKNKQGPKHKQ is encoded by the coding sequence ATGAAACAACTTCTCTTTATCGCCTTAGCGGGTATGGCACTGCAAGCGCAAGCCGCCAATCCCCATAAAGACGTGCTCAAAGGGCCCTTCACCACAGGTTCTGAGGTGACAACTCAGTGCTTAACCTGCCACGAAGAACAAGCCACAGATATGATGAAAACCTCCCACTGGACATGGGAGTTAGAACAAAAGCTACCCGATAGAACCGTGGTTCGGGGTAAGAAAAACAGTATTAATAACTTCTGTGTCGCCATATCCAGCAACGAGCCTCGCTGTACTAGCTGTCACGCTGGCTATGGTTGGAAGGACAATACCTTTGACTTTAAAGATAAAACTAAAGTTGACTGCTTAATTTGTCACGACACTACTGGCACCTATGTAAAAGATCCTGCGGGCGCTGGCGAACCTATGGCTAAGCTCGATCTAGCGAAGATAGCCCAAAATGTCGGAGCGCCAGTGCGGGATAACTGCGGTAGCTGCCACTTCTACGGCGGCGGTGGTGATGCGGTCAAACACGGCGATCTCGACTCTTCCATGGCCTATCCCGATAAAGCAACCGATGTTCACATGGACAGTGATGGCAATAACTTCCAATGCCAAAACTGCCATACCACTGAAAAACATCAAATATCAGGTAATGCCATGGGCGTATCACCAGGTGGTATCGACCATATCGGTTGTGAAAACTGCCACGATAGCGCGCCGCACAGCAACAAAAAGCTCAATACCCATACCGCCACCGTGGCTTGCCAAACCTGCCATATTCCCTTCTTTGCTAAGAATGAACCCACCAAGATGCAGTGGGATTGGTCAACTGCGGGGGATGATAAGCCTGAAACTGTTGATCAATATGGCAAACATACTTACCAGAAGAAAAAAGGTAACTTCGTTTGGGAAAAAATGGTTAAGCCTCAATACGCTTGGTATAACGGCACTGCAAACGCATATATGGCTGGGGACAAAATGGACTCGAATGTCGTCACTAAACTGACCTACCCCATGGGCGACATTAACGATGCCAAAGCCAAAATTTATCCCTTTAAGGTCCATACTGGTAAGCAAATTTACGATAAAAAGCTCAACATTTTTATCACGCCAAAAACCTATGGCAAAGGCGGATATTGGAGCGAGTTTGATTGGAATTTAGCGGCGAAACTGGGTATGGAAGCTAACCCAACCATGTTGGAAAAAGGCATCAAATACAGCGGTGAATATGACTTTGCAGCCACTGAAATGTGGTGGCGTATCAACCACATGGTGTCACCTAAAGAGCAAGCGCTTAACTGTAATGATTGCCACAACAAAGGCACACGCCTCGACTGGCAAGCTTTAGGATATCAAGGCGACCCAATGAAAAACAAACAAGGCCCTAAACATAAGCAATAA
- a CDS encoding EAL domain-containing protein, which yields MGKIKYIIIFLVVFALGLVLVKGVDRIIANSVIARDSEMLASKFQMYITESAEQILEMPRLDPGVTCTAELESLLKQKTFDSSFVRWLAIYKDNQVLCQSGVIPHDLTALKAHKVRENLSIAVASHNTQTSHELFLMRHMEGIDYIASITPLRPRYFVPVDCERCLEYKVSLDSDPYIEFGFDNFADEPVVYHVVQEQNPYYHATFELSGNRVFLEQYSQLGWRVSVATGIVLGLLACLVYWRWNNHQISLDSQIKRGIQRGEFIPYYQPIVDSSTGMPVGAEVLVRWLRHDNRMIPPNQFIPFAEARGHILPMTTSMLNKVINDIQLLGGQSPPLFFSINIVPAHLENDDFYHQLQEIVESGMLGHHRLSLEITERLPIKDMTLARQTLDKIYALGIDLKLDDAGTGYGCFSYVQHLGISTLKIDKMFVDTIGQSHNFNGKTLDAIISFANESKLHVIAEGVETVEQQGYLGELGVKLIQGYYYSKPLAAEDFFKFTLA from the coding sequence ATGGGCAAAATAAAGTACATCATCATTTTTCTCGTCGTGTTTGCACTCGGATTGGTGCTGGTGAAGGGCGTGGATCGCATCATTGCTAATAGCGTTATCGCGCGTGATTCTGAGATGCTTGCAAGTAAATTTCAGATGTATATTACTGAGTCAGCAGAACAAATACTTGAAATGCCGCGCTTAGACCCAGGTGTGACTTGTACCGCAGAATTAGAAAGCCTATTGAAACAGAAAACCTTTGATTCCAGCTTTGTCCGCTGGCTGGCGATTTATAAAGATAACCAAGTGCTCTGTCAGTCTGGCGTAATACCCCATGATTTAACGGCATTGAAAGCCCATAAGGTGAGAGAGAATTTAAGTATTGCGGTGGCAAGCCATAATACTCAGACAAGTCACGAATTATTTTTAATGCGTCACATGGAGGGGATTGATTACATTGCCAGTATCACTCCCCTTAGGCCGAGGTATTTTGTTCCAGTGGATTGCGAGCGATGTCTTGAGTACAAGGTGAGCTTAGATTCAGATCCTTATATTGAGTTTGGATTTGATAATTTTGCTGATGAACCTGTGGTTTACCATGTCGTTCAAGAGCAAAATCCCTACTACCATGCGACCTTTGAGCTATCGGGGAATCGTGTTTTCCTTGAACAATATTCACAGCTAGGTTGGCGGGTCAGTGTGGCAACCGGGATTGTCTTAGGTTTGTTGGCGTGCTTAGTGTATTGGCGCTGGAACAACCATCAAATTTCCCTTGATAGTCAAATAAAACGGGGCATTCAGCGGGGGGAGTTTATTCCCTATTATCAGCCTATTGTCGATAGTAGTACGGGAATGCCTGTGGGGGCAGAAGTGCTGGTGCGCTGGCTTCGGCATGATAATCGGATGATCCCACCCAATCAGTTTATTCCCTTTGCTGAAGCGAGGGGACACATTCTTCCCATGACGACGAGTATGTTGAACAAGGTCATTAATGATATTCAACTGCTAGGGGGGCAATCCCCGCCGTTATTTTTTAGTATCAACATTGTGCCTGCTCATCTTGAAAATGATGATTTTTATCATCAATTACAAGAGATTGTCGAATCAGGAATGCTGGGGCATCACAGGTTGTCTTTAGAAATCACCGAGCGACTCCCAATTAAGGATATGACGCTAGCTCGCCAGACACTCGATAAGATTTATGCGCTGGGTATTGATCTTAAGTTGGATGATGCTGGCACGGGCTATGGCTGTTTTAGCTATGTTCAGCATCTAGGGATCAGTACATTGAAGATAGATAAGATGTTTGTCGATACCATTGGTCAATCCCATAACTTTAATGGCAAAACCTTAGATGCCATTATCTCGTTTGCAAACGAGTCTAAGTTGCATGTTATTGCGGAGGGGGTGGAGACGGTTGAACAGCAAGGATATTTAGGTGAATTAGGGGTTAAACTTATCCAAGGTTACTATTACTCTAAACCATTGGCTGCGGAAGATTTTTTCAAATTTACTCTTGCTTAA
- a CDS encoding ABC transporter transmembrane domain-containing protein, producing the protein MIESLRLLAQHKSFTELLLSSTLINVLSLALPFTMLQIYDRILPNEAYGTASVLAIGVGIAILLELVLRYTRSWLLALNASNYELQTTAQFVDRLMKADYHHVEQLGSGKILHGITSIATMREIYSGQAAVALMDFPFVIIFLALVAYIGGPLVFIPILVWGIAGIGVWQIGKKLSVATRELAISDDERTRLLILVLSGLTTAKSLALESRITYAYKKINYQRLAQQNEVDWLSSQLQEWIQGASQATTLALVLIGCFEVLNGDLTTGGLAACSILAGRAVAPLSAIGSLKAKFVTAQSAMQDVNEIIASPPESLNGTQVYQQKLPSGPIQFEQVSAQQTGAKLKQINLTIPAGSLVTVTSNPLTHASLLLSTVGGYHQVTEGAIKIDSIPLTEHDPLEYRQSISYVSPWATLLAGSILDNLTLFRHEREAYAMVLADKLGLSATIAQLPAGYQTLVGNNDSQMLNKGAIKLIAIVRALAQSPSILLLDEPMVSLDADSQQRLLALLLELKNHITLIVASYFTEIAAISDYRIHISSQGDATMSSNGEL; encoded by the coding sequence ATGATTGAGTCTTTACGTCTATTGGCACAACACAAATCATTTACCGAGCTTTTGCTTTCATCTACCCTGATTAATGTGCTGTCACTGGCATTACCGTTCACAATGTTACAAATATATGATCGGATTTTGCCCAATGAAGCTTACGGCACCGCCAGTGTATTAGCGATTGGCGTTGGAATCGCCATATTACTAGAACTAGTACTACGCTATACACGCAGCTGGTTACTTGCCCTCAACGCGTCGAACTATGAGCTACAAACCACAGCTCAATTTGTCGATCGACTGATGAAGGCGGATTACCACCACGTAGAGCAATTAGGATCAGGTAAAATACTCCACGGTATCACCAGCATTGCTACCATGCGGGAGATTTACTCAGGGCAAGCTGCTGTCGCCTTAATGGATTTTCCATTTGTTATCATATTTTTAGCCTTAGTAGCCTATATTGGCGGACCATTAGTCTTTATCCCAATATTGGTTTGGGGGATAGCTGGCATTGGCGTGTGGCAAATAGGCAAAAAACTCTCCGTCGCCACCCGAGAACTCGCCATCAGTGACGATGAACGAACCCGCTTACTCATTTTAGTGTTATCAGGCTTAACGACGGCAAAATCCCTCGCGTTGGAATCGCGAATTACTTATGCCTACAAAAAAATCAACTACCAAAGGTTAGCGCAGCAAAATGAGGTTGATTGGCTATCATCCCAGTTACAAGAATGGATTCAGGGGGCTTCGCAGGCTACCACACTGGCACTGGTGCTGATTGGCTGTTTTGAAGTATTAAATGGCGATCTAACAACGGGGGGATTAGCGGCATGTTCAATCCTTGCAGGCAGAGCCGTCGCGCCCTTAAGTGCAATTGGCAGTTTAAAAGCGAAGTTTGTTACCGCTCAGTCTGCGATGCAAGATGTTAACGAAATCATAGCCTCCCCTCCAGAGTCCTTGAATGGTACTCAGGTTTACCAGCAAAAATTACCTTCAGGCCCCATTCAATTTGAGCAGGTATCAGCACAACAAACAGGGGCAAAACTTAAGCAAATTAACCTAACAATCCCCGCGGGTAGCCTTGTCACTGTAACCTCAAATCCACTCACACATGCCAGTTTATTGTTAAGTACCGTGGGCGGCTATCATCAGGTGACAGAGGGTGCCATCAAGATTGATTCTATCCCATTAACTGAACATGACCCGCTGGAGTATCGCCAATCCATTAGCTATGTGTCGCCATGGGCTACGTTACTTGCGGGCTCCATTTTGGATAATCTGACTCTGTTTCGCCATGAGCGGGAAGCCTATGCCATGGTTCTCGCAGACAAACTGGGCTTATCTGCCACGATTGCGCAGTTACCTGCGGGTTATCAAACCTTAGTGGGTAATAATGACAGCCAAATGCTCAATAAGGGGGCTATCAAGCTCATCGCCATTGTCAGAGCGCTTGCCCAATCCCCTTCGATACTGTTACTCGACGAGCCTATGGTCTCCCTCGATGCAGACTCTCAGCAACGCCTACTCGCTTTGTTACTCGAACTCAAAAACCACATCACCCTGATTGTGGCCTCCTATTTTACGGAAATTGCAGCGATCAGTGACTATCGCATCCATATTTCATCGCAAGGGGACGCAACTATGTCGTCAAATGGGGAGCTTTAA
- a CDS encoding peptidase domain-containing ABC transporter, which yields MHNQAQSVPNLKSLLVTLFTQLGLNAQAKNIERSALVDDASYLDAYVLFKKHHVVADLRSIDPETLSHTIYPFLILPEEGEPQIGRRNQHTFEYLGPHNQWQPITLPSDGKVFIINSLPSLNQKRSRFASQFKQQKKWFKPVFLLSLVASLTGLAIPLFTMAVYDRVIGGQAPNILPGIAIGAFLALSIFISSRLLRAKVLASASNKLARDLSAVSFNQLLSMPLMMLSRVGLSNHLARLRNAEKVRGLLSGPSGGGLIDLPFTIVALIAITVLSGWLVLVPLCMLILFYLVMKALNRYTQATSPTISNDYQNSLNELAKNVLELKTAGETEGWYADFIRRCREHCRQQFIYAKRNGLNAAVAHAMGLITALVTVFCGIFLVLNQSISPGALIACGMLIWRITGPAQLAFSSAPKINMINSTVTQFDRFMEVTTEFNQLRLDGPNLNKAPALNFKHVTLRYTAEAEPALSGVTFDVEAGETVAIIGPNGSGKSTLLLTAVGVIDTQAGFVTLDGKNLKQFDPEALRQWAAFSPTHTELLPGSLADNLRLAKPDATDEELCQALYEAGGDALKEVLGGDLHRSLSAQGANMFSVVGSGYISLARALLKKSPLLVMDEPIANRNPFAKKTFIETLTKLKGKTTILFTSHDQELIQHADKVVILDKGSVVYAGPIPNKPAASDENQSMASMETTHNE from the coding sequence ATGCATAACCAAGCGCAGTCTGTCCCAAACTTAAAATCCCTATTAGTCACACTATTTACTCAACTCGGACTTAATGCCCAAGCCAAGAATATTGAACGCAGCGCATTAGTGGATGATGCGAGTTATTTAGATGCGTATGTCTTATTTAAAAAACATCATGTTGTGGCCGATTTACGCTCTATTGATCCCGAGACGCTCAGCCATACAATCTATCCTTTCCTTATCCTACCTGAAGAGGGAGAGCCGCAGATAGGACGGCGCAACCAGCACACCTTTGAATATTTAGGCCCACACAATCAATGGCAGCCAATCACACTCCCTTCTGATGGAAAAGTATTTATTATTAACAGCCTGCCTTCCCTCAATCAAAAAAGGAGTCGCTTTGCCAGCCAGTTTAAGCAGCAAAAAAAGTGGTTCAAACCCGTTTTTTTATTAAGCCTCGTAGCCAGCTTAACCGGATTAGCGATACCGCTTTTTACCATGGCGGTATACGACAGAGTAATAGGAGGACAAGCCCCCAATATTTTACCTGGTATCGCAATTGGTGCATTCCTTGCTTTAAGCATTTTTATTTCTAGCCGATTGCTGCGGGCCAAAGTGCTGGCCAGCGCAAGCAATAAATTGGCGCGAGATCTGTCAGCCGTATCCTTTAATCAACTCCTCAGTATGCCCTTGATGATGTTATCCCGAGTTGGACTATCAAATCATTTGGCACGACTTCGTAACGCCGAAAAGGTGAGAGGATTACTGTCAGGCCCTAGCGGGGGTGGGCTGATTGATTTGCCCTTTACGATCGTGGCGCTTATTGCCATCACAGTTCTCAGTGGTTGGCTGGTATTAGTACCACTTTGTATGTTGATTCTGTTTTACCTAGTGATGAAAGCCCTAAACCGTTATACCCAAGCCACCAGCCCAACCATCAGCAATGACTACCAAAACAGCCTCAATGAACTAGCCAAGAATGTATTAGAGCTGAAAACCGCAGGGGAAACCGAAGGCTGGTACGCAGATTTTATCCGTCGTTGCCGCGAGCACTGCCGACAACAATTTATATATGCCAAACGTAATGGACTTAATGCGGCAGTAGCCCATGCCATGGGGCTAATAACAGCCCTAGTTACCGTGTTTTGTGGCATTTTTTTAGTGTTAAATCAGAGCATTTCACCCGGCGCTTTAATCGCCTGTGGAATGTTGATTTGGCGCATCACAGGCCCCGCCCAATTAGCCTTTTCTTCGGCGCCTAAAATTAACATGATAAACAGCACTGTCACCCAGTTTGATCGTTTTATGGAGGTGACGACCGAATTTAATCAACTCCGCCTCGATGGGCCTAACTTAAATAAAGCGCCTGCACTCAACTTTAAGCATGTCACCCTTCGTTACACTGCTGAAGCAGAACCTGCACTCTCTGGCGTCACATTTGATGTTGAAGCAGGAGAAACTGTCGCCATTATCGGCCCTAATGGCAGTGGTAAAAGCACCTTATTGCTGACAGCCGTAGGCGTGATTGATACCCAAGCCGGCTTTGTCACTTTAGATGGCAAAAACCTGAAACAATTTGATCCTGAAGCCTTACGCCAATGGGCCGCATTCAGCCCGACCCACACCGAACTACTGCCGGGATCGTTAGCAGATAACTTACGTCTGGCTAAACCCGATGCCACCGATGAGGAGTTGTGCCAAGCACTGTATGAGGCAGGTGGAGACGCTTTAAAAGAGGTGCTCGGTGGCGATTTACATCGCAGTTTATCCGCACAGGGAGCCAATATGTTTTCGGTGGTAGGGAGTGGCTATATCAGCCTAGCTCGTGCCCTATTAAAAAAATCGCCTTTGCTTGTCATGGATGAACCTATCGCCAACCGTAATCCTTTTGCGAAAAAAACCTTTATCGAAACCTTAACCAAGTTAAAGGGCAAAACCACTATTTTATTTACTAGCCATGATCAAGAACTGATCCAGCACGCTGATAAGGTCGTTATCTTAGATAAAGGCTCTGTGGTTTATGCAGGTCCGATCCCAAACAAACCCGCAGCAAGCGATGAAAACCAATCAATGGCTAGCATGGAGACCACACACAATGAATGA
- a CDS encoding HlyD family type I secretion periplasmic adaptor subunit: MNDRQLNHRSLPEHEFTQAIEAPAEKRIIKQITYFIAGSVFIMFVWSLFTNIEEIAKAKGQVIPLGHQQVIQSFSGGTLASILVSEGDLVKKGDVLANFIAIDSQAAAEELESKQANLVLKIERYSAFIESREANFASYLESHPNLVKGHISDLERMNNEKQAIIQSSLAEIAKSKAELASLDQEIPPLKHQITSAQQTINMMESIKESQAVSKLTMLESQQKLDSYIRELKSMEGKQQVLARDIENLQRQLEQKQATLLKEVGEARTDAQAELLGITARLKSSDSQVQQNTITSPVDGIIQSIPNTSSGSVIQPGGTVAVIVPTTPTALLEAKLSPRDIGFVSVGQKARIKIDAFDYSRYGALDGIVKRISPSTDADEKGGVFYKVQISIDKPYFGDQPDKLELIPGMTGEADIVTGDKTVFQYLWKPVFTNVTEAFGER, encoded by the coding sequence ATGAATGATCGTCAACTTAACCATCGTTCTTTGCCAGAACACGAGTTCACTCAAGCCATTGAAGCACCTGCAGAAAAGCGCATCATCAAACAAATCACCTACTTTATTGCGGGTTCAGTGTTCATTATGTTTGTGTGGTCACTGTTCACTAATATTGAAGAAATTGCCAAAGCGAAAGGTCAAGTTATCCCCCTTGGACATCAACAAGTGATTCAGAGTTTTTCAGGGGGAACCTTAGCCTCTATCTTGGTCTCTGAGGGAGATTTAGTGAAAAAAGGCGATGTTCTCGCCAACTTTATCGCCATCGATAGCCAAGCTGCCGCTGAAGAACTGGAAAGTAAACAAGCTAATCTGGTGCTCAAAATTGAACGTTACAGTGCTTTTATCGAATCCAGAGAGGCCAACTTTGCTAGCTACCTTGAAAGTCATCCCAATCTTGTGAAAGGACATATTAGTGATCTCGAACGGATGAATAACGAAAAACAAGCCATCATTCAATCTTCCCTCGCGGAAATCGCGAAATCGAAAGCCGAGTTGGCAAGTCTTGATCAAGAAATTCCGCCACTGAAACATCAAATCACTTCAGCCCAACAAACCATCAATATGATGGAGTCGATCAAAGAATCACAGGCAGTCTCTAAGCTCACTATGCTGGAATCGCAACAAAAATTAGACTCCTACATACGTGAACTAAAAAGTATGGAAGGTAAACAACAGGTATTGGCAAGGGATATTGAAAATCTTCAACGGCAGTTGGAGCAAAAACAAGCCACATTGCTAAAAGAGGTTGGTGAAGCTCGCACAGATGCACAAGCTGAATTATTAGGGATTACCGCACGTTTAAAATCCTCCGATTCGCAGGTACAACAAAACACCATAACCTCTCCTGTTGATGGCATTATTCAATCCATTCCGAACACCTCATCAGGGAGTGTGATTCAACCAGGTGGCACAGTTGCGGTGATTGTTCCCACCACGCCGACAGCCCTACTTGAGGCCAAACTCTCCCCTCGGGATATTGGCTTTGTCAGTGTGGGACAAAAAGCGCGCATAAAAATTGATGCCTTTGATTACAGTCGCTATGGGGCACTTGATGGTATCGTCAAACGCATCTCCCCAAGCACTGATGCTGATGAAAAAGGCGGTGTCTTTTATAAAGTACAAATCTCGATTGATAAGCCCTACTTTGGCGATCAACCCGATAAGCTTGAACTGATCCCCGGTATGACAGGTGAAGCGGATATTGTCACTGGGGATAAAACCGTCTTCCAATACCTGTGGAAACCCGTATTTACCAATGTGACAGAAGCCTTTGGTGAACGCTAG